Proteins from one Sabethes cyaneus chromosome 2, idSabCyanKW18_F2, whole genome shotgun sequence genomic window:
- the LOC128738087 gene encoding odorant receptor 63a-like → MEVEYYRPELDAPEKNDGSIYWLRVMSASLGVWPEYFLGTRKHWWKRLYYFMIVMHWYNTYLQVEFFCHNFGELKTVTEGLCSFGSISTTGIKIMRLHSYSEEICRMLQLIRNHEFMQQIAFLKKGKNRKIFDKLELIMQNKWKEVNLNLRLYCFSVGIVASTYSIVPAVINLINLFQGNDIPKRFVYKTYYRYMERAKYNFPLHELLFCSESMSGFTTWAGVIAFDGLYVLLTMHVVTMLSTLNLIIKETTNINFDDDESRFFLRECIRHHTRAMKFLDSINEIFSPVLVVQVFTSTSIICVIAFHTSANANDRDSQTLVMILYLIAAFYQLFQFCWYGQRVQNESLQLPDSVYSCDWYKRSKKFQTTMQILLIEVQKTVDISAYNLFVMSLETYLTIVRTAASYFTALQTLTEE, encoded by the exons ATGGAAGTAGAATACTATCGACCGGAACTGGATGCTCCGGAAAAAAATGATGGCAGCATCTATTGGTTACGAGTGATGTCGGCTTCGTTGGGTGTTTGGCCGGAATATTTTCTCGGTACAAGGAAACACTGGTGGAAACGTCTGTACTACTTTATGATCGTGATGCACTGGTACAATACCTATCTGCAGGTGGAGTTTTTCTGTCATAATTTTGGAGAATTGAAAACCGTCACCGAG GGTCTTTGCTCATTCGGTAGCATCAGTACAACTGGAATAAAAATAATGCGATTGCACAGCTACTCGGAGGAAATCTGTCGGATGCTGCAACTGATTAGAAACCATGAATTTATGCAGCAAATTGCCTTTTTGAAAAAAG gaaaaaatcgaaaaattttcgaCAAACTAGAGCTAATAATGCAAAACAAATGGAAGGAGGTTAATCTCAACTTGCGACTATATTGCTTCTCGGTTGGCATTGTAGCTAGCACATACTCGATCGTACCGGCGGTTATTAATTTGATTAATCTGTTTCAAGGCAATGATATTCCGAAAAGATTCG tcTACAAAACCTACTACCGGTACATGGAAAGGGCTAAGTATAATTTTCCTCTGCATGAGCTGCTTTTTTGTTCCGAATCCATGTCCGGATTTACGACCTGGGCTGGGGTTATAGCATTCGATGGGCTCTATGTCCTACTAACAATGCATGTCGTTACTATGCTCAGCACACTTAATTTGATTATAAAGGAAACAACAAATATTAACTTTGATGACGACGAAAGTCGCTTTTTTCTGCGTGAGTGTATTAGGCATCATACACGTGCAATGAA GTTCCTGGATTCCATCAACGAAATTTTTTCCCCGGTTTTGGTTGTACAAGTTTTTACTAGCACCTCGATAATCTGCGTTATTGCATTCCATACCAGTGCAAATGCG AACGATCGTGATTCGCAAACTCTCGTGATGATTCTGTACTTAATTGCTGCCTTCTATCAATTGTTCCAGTTCTGCTGGTACGGACAGCGAGTTCAAAATGAG AGCTTGCAATTGCCGGACTCCGTTTACAGCTGTGATTGGTACAAGCGGTCGAAGAAGTTTCAGACTACGATGCAAATCCTTCTGATCGAGGTCCAGAAGACAGTGGACATCAGCGCCTACAATCTGTTCGTGATGTCATTAGAAACGTATTTAACG